In Cryptococcus tetragattii IND107 chromosome 11, whole genome shotgun sequence, a single window of DNA contains:
- a CDS encoding pre-mRNA-processing protein 45, protein MAALARALPAPLHTSTTEYEEAPAPLPAAPGPQLPKYGQRKGWKPKTAADFNGGGAYPECHVAQYPLDMGKKNKGQGSTLALQVDQDGLVRYDAIAQHGRAPGSRVQSSFKDLVPLANRTDVTESERQMERPDDLSVAETAERTRLALERITHGKIKAAQPKHVPKTNNDATYIRYTPANQSANEGKQRIIKMTEVQEDPLEPPRFKHKKIPRGPAEPPPPVLQSPPRAATAQDQKDWMIPPCISNWKNNKGYTIPLDKRLAADGRGLQDVHINDNFAKFSESLYIADRHIREEVRARAQLQQLLAQKQKTSKEEELRLLAQRAREDRSGLSTSVSGSVAAASGSRLPVETGINLGGYGSESGSEEESEEEDEDEEAIRERNIVREEKRREREKEMRMSNMGSEMRAKMLAKEANRDISEKIALGLAKPSTSKETLLDSRLFNREALSTGFASEDSYNLYDKPLFAGSSAAAAIYRPAGSSRNDESFGGGTEEGIKEEMSKDRFQLGNATKGFEGAEGTEAREGPVQFEKDTIVALDGSADPFGVEQFMDAARRGGKRTAEDRDEERRKRARDE, encoded by the exons ATGGCTGCCTTAGCGAG AGCTCTTCCCGCGCCCCTCCATACATCTACTACCGAGTACGAAGAAGCACCTGCTCCCCttcctgctgctcctgGTCCTCAGCTCCCAAAGTATGGTCAACGAAAGGGATGGAAGCCCAAGACAGCCGCAGACTTCaacggtggtggtgcttACCCCGAG TGCCACGTCGCTCAATACCCGCTTGAtatgggcaagaagaacaagggaCAAGGATCAACTTTGGCTTTACAAGTAGACCAGGACGGGTTAGTGAGATATGATGCTATCGCACAACATGGGAGGGCCCCTGGATCTAGAGTACAATCCAGCTTCAAAG ACTTGGTTCCCTTGGCTAACCGTACCGATGTGACTGAATCTGAGCGGCAAATGGAACGACCGGATGATCTTTCTGTTGCTGAAACTGCTGAGCGAACGCGACTTGCCCTCGAACGTATCACTCACGGCAAGATCAAGGCCGCGCAGCCCAAACATGTCCCCAAGACCAACAACGACGCTACCTACATTCGATACACCCCCGCCAACCAAAGTGCCAATGAAGGGAAGCAGAGAATCATTAAGATGACGGAGGTTCAAGAAGATCCCCTCGAGCCACCAAGGTTCAAGCACAAGAAGATTCCCCGTGGTCCCGCCGAGCCTCCTCCCCCTGTTCTTCAGTCTCCACCTCGTGCTGCTACTGCGCAAGACCAGAAAGACTGGATGATTCCTCCTTGTATCTCCAACTGGAAGAACAACAAGGGTTACACCATCCCTCTCGACAAGCGTCTTGCCGCCGATGGCCGAGGGTTGCAAGACGTGCATATCAATGACAATTTTGCCAAGTTCTCCGAGTCATTGTATATTGCCGACCGACATatcagagaagaagtcaGGGCGAGGGCGCAGTTACAACAGTTGCTTGCGCAGAAGCAAAAGACCagcaaggaggaagagttgcGATTACTGGCTCAGCGAGCGCGGGAAGATCGATCAGGTTTGTCGACATCAGTTTCAGGATCTGTTGCAGCTGCTTCTGGTTCAAGACTACCCGTGGAAACTGGTATCAACCTTGGTGGCTATGGCAGTGAATCTGGAtctgaggaggagagcgaggaggaagacgaagatgaagaagcgatCAGGGAGCGTAATATCGTccgagaagagaagaggagggaaagggaaaaggaaatgaggaTGTCCAATATGGGTTCAGAGATGAGGGCGAAGATGCTTGCCAA AGAAGCAAACCGAGATATCTCGGAAAAGATTGCCCTTGGCCTCGCCAAACCCTCCACGTCCAAGGAAACTCTACTCGACTCTCGTCTCTTCAATCGAGAAGCTCTTTCTACAGGCTTTGCCTCTGAGGATTCTTACAACCTCTATGACAAGCCCCTCTTTGCCGGATCTTCTGCCGCCGCAGCCATCTACCGCCCTGCAGGCTCATCGCGTAATGACGAATCATTTGGTGGCGGTACGGAAGAAGGtatcaaggaagagatgtcTAAAGACAGATTCCAGTTGGGTAATGCGACTAAAGGGTTTGAAGGTGCCGAAGGAACCGAAGCAAGGGAGGGACCCGTCcagtttgagaaggataCTATCGTGGCATTGGATGGATCCGCTGATCCGTTCGGTGTGGAGCAGTTCATGGATGCTGCCAGAAGGGGTGGTAAGAGGACTGCTGAGGacagggatgaagagagaaggaagagggccAGGGATGAATAG